DNA from Gramella sp. MAR_2010_147:
TTTAAGTATCTTACAGTAACTGAAAAGTTTTATAAAAGAGAATATATTTCTCTATATCAGCATCCATAGCAACATTATATCAAAAATTACAAAATGTCAAATTCAGATAATTTCTCTCATTCCGCAGCAATATTTCCGGTAGGAAACCTAGAGCTTTCCTTAGATTTTTATACTAAAAAATTAGGTTTTGAAAAGACTTTTGAATGGGGAGAACCCGTCTATTATGCAGTAGTAAAAAGAGGCGGTGTTGGAATTCATCTAACTAAACGTTCTGACGGTGGCCGACCTTCCCGCTACCACCGTGCACTTTACATCTTCGTAAATGATATTGATAAGTTAAATAAGGATTGTAAAAATAAGAACGTACGCATTGTAAATGATCTGGAGCAAAGGGATTATAAAATGAGAGATTTTGACATTGAAGATCCAGATGGCTTTATCATAACATTTGGTAAAGGAGAATAAGCTTAAACTATTTTAGTCCAACCATTGTTTAGGGATTTTTAAAATTTCTAGATCATATCGTTTAGTTCTAAGACTATGTGAAGGTATGTATCTTCTCCGCATGTAGATATGGAAAGCTAATGCAATCTTCCGCTCTAAAAACAAATTCTGAAAATCATTAATATGGACTTCAAAACCTCCATATAAACTGAATACATTTATATTACCATAATTTTCAAAATATTATTTTGCTCCGCTGCACTATAGCATTATCGGGAAATTCATTGCGAAAGTTCAATTTGTAAATTTTATGGACGTTGAATAAAATATGATGTAAAAACAATAAAATTCATTAGCTAAACGATACTTTTGATCTATAAATTTATTTTTCGAACCCTAAATGAGTAAAAGCAATTTAAAAATAAGATTAGCAAAACCTCAGGAATTTGAAGAAATAGGAAAACTTATGGTTAAGGTCTATTCACAATTAGACGGATTTCCTTCCCAAACTGAACAACCTGAATATTATAAGATGCTTTTAAATATTGGTGATCTCACTAAAAAACCCCATACCGATCTTATCGTTGCAATTTCAGAAGAAAATGAAGTCATGGCTGCTGTGGTATATTTTAATGACATGAGTGTATATGGCTCTGGAGGTACCGCTACAAAAGAGAAAAATTCATCAGGTTTCAGATTATTGGCTGTAGATCCAAGATTTCGAGGAAAAGGGCTCGGGAAAAAGCTTAGCCAGGTTTGTATTGATAAAGCCAGAAAAGATGGCAATGAGCAGGTTATTATTCATTCTACCAAATTTATGCAGGTTGCCTGGAAGATCTATAAAGAACTAGGTTTTAAAAGATCTGAAGATTTAGATTTCTGGCAGGGACAGTTACCTGTTTTTGGTTTTCGATTTAAACTTTAATACTAAGTTACTAGTATGTGTTCATAACTACGAACTAATCTTTGATCTAAAAATGTAGTCTCAGGCTCATTCTGGTGTTTTTCATAAGTGCCTGAAAATAAACTTATAGCACCATGTTTATAAAAAAATAATTATTTCATTATATAAATTTCTTGAGGAAAATTCTTAACTTAAGACTGGAATTTTTTGTTTCTTAAAACTACTCATAGCGCTCTATTAACCTTTATCGGTGGTATTTACTCGATTGTCTTCAATACAATCTCCCAAAGGCCTTATCATCATTTCAAAAGATCATCATGAATACCAGAATTTCTAATGACTATGGGTGGGAGTCTCCACATTTAATGCATACGTATTCAAATGTATGGGATTCAAAACTAAATTTTATTTCTAAAGAAGTTGAATTCCTGAAAAATTTACTTCACCAGAATGTATATTCAATTGTAGGCTCTGAACTTTCTAGAGAGGCAGAAAAATTTATACAGGAATTAGGTGAATTAAAAATAGAAATGTCCAGTTTAATTGAGCTTATTCACGATCATAAAAACAAACTAAAGATATTGTTCAGTGACTTAAAAAATACCGAACAAAGTTGGGCATATAAGCACGAGCATAGAAAACTTATGATCAAAATGCACGAGTTTGATAGTAAATATCAGAATTTAAAGAAGTCTGTCTTTCGTACGATCAAGAAAGCTTTAAAACACCACAAGCAAAAGTTTCTTCCTGAAAAAAGTTAAAACGTTTTGTTTGAAAACTGGCCTGATGCTTTTATATTGGGATTGTCTTTTATTTCTCGTTTACTGTTCCCAATGAGGAAAATTAAAAAAGAGTCAAGTTTGATAATCGCTTAAAAAAAGGATTTGAATTAAGTTTATTGCTTCCGTACCATTTTGGTTAGCGTAGCCAGATATACCCATTTCATATCTCTTGTTTTCAAACCATCAGCCATCTTCTTTTCCATATCTGGCACCATATCGTCTTCAAAACTCATTGAGTTTATATATTGTTCCCAATTGTCAAACATATTAACCGTTATGTGAGATGCAAATACTTCTGTTCCTTGCGGCAAAAGTACTTTTAATAAGCGCCAGTCACCTTTTGTACCGTTATCTACCATCTTTTGATGCAGGGGTTTAAAAATATCTGTTTCTGCTTTTTCATAAGCTTCATAATTCCCATCCCTGGCATTCATTAAATCCAGAGTAGCAACCATACCTGGTTTCATTTGATAATCTATATTAATTCCGTCTGCAATCTTTAAAAATAATCTTACAGCAAGGTCCCTGGATCCTCCTGCCAGATTCACCCGATTTTCTATTTCTTCATCACTAAGATCTGGATATGCCATTTTCGCACTTTCCAAAATTCCAGCACTTGCATTCATCATTTTTAAAGGATCATCAAAAACTGTCACCGTTAAATATTGATATCCCTGATCTTCCCCTCCAGGAAGTAACTGCCAGAGGTCCCATCCAGCGATATCCCCGCTAGCTACTCTTTGTTCATGAATTTTTTCCCAAAAATCCTCGGTTTCTACATAAAACTGCTCCTGATCGTTATCTACTTTCATAAATTCAAAGGTCATGTAGATTTCTTCCTGGGCAGAACTTAAACTGCAAAACACCAATAGTAACATTAAAATTAGTATACGTTTCATAATTTTTAGTTTTATATGACACATTATTTATAAAGATACCAAATAATGTATAAACATTTGATATTCAGTATTTTGATAAAATAATTTTCTTTTTAAATATTCTTAAAAATGCCGGCTATATCCTCGATTTTAAATTTGAATACTTTAAAATTTTAGCTAAATTTAGGTATCGCTTGTAAGAAATGTATTCAGAATTTAAAAGCCTGAAATTTAACCGAATCAAATAATTGAATATTATGAGTCTCGCTCTTAATACTTATTTAACCTTCAACGGAAATTGTGATGAAGCTTTCAGTTTCTACAGATCTGTTTTTGGAGGGGAATTTAAAATGAAAAGCAGCTTTGGAGAAATGCCTCAGGATAGTGATATGCCTGAAGTAAAGGAGGAGGA
Protein-coding regions in this window:
- a CDS encoding glyoxalase superfamily protein, with product MSNSDNFSHSAAIFPVGNLELSLDFYTKKLGFEKTFEWGEPVYYAVVKRGGVGIHLTKRSDGGRPSRYHRALYIFVNDIDKLNKDCKNKNVRIVNDLEQRDYKMRDFDIEDPDGFIITFGKGE
- a CDS encoding GNAT family N-acetyltransferase, which encodes MSKSNLKIRLAKPQEFEEIGKLMVKVYSQLDGFPSQTEQPEYYKMLLNIGDLTKKPHTDLIVAISEENEVMAAVVYFNDMSVYGSGGTATKEKNSSGFRLLAVDPRFRGKGLGKKLSQVCIDKARKDGNEQVIIHSTKFMQVAWKIYKELGFKRSEDLDFWQGQLPVFGFRFKL